The Kitasatospora albolonga nucleotide sequence GCGGCTCCTGTCCGGGCAGGTCAGCGGAGGGGGGAGGGCCCTCGCCGTCCGGCATCGGTGGTTCGGTCATGATGCGCCTTCCCTCTTTGCGGACTTGGCGGACTTGGCGGGCTTGGCGGATTTCGTGGACCTGGATTTTCCGGACTTGGGCTTCACGGGATTGGCCGGGTCGGCGAACCTCACGCGACCGGCGGACTCTGCCGGGGCCACCGGAGCGTTTTCGTAATAGACGCCGTCCCTTTGCGCGATGACCGATCGCTCAGCCTTCTCGACATACGTTCCGCCACCGCTTTTCCACCCCTTTCCGGCCCCCCGGCTCTTCTTTTTCACCGGAACGTACTGCCGAAGTTCCTTGATCAACGGCTTCACGTCGGTATGCAGATACGGCACCCTCAGCAGCACAGTCTGGCGTTGGCTGAGCTGGGCGATGTCCTTGGGAAGTTCGTCGGCTCCGGGCAGGACGGAACCCAGGCCCAGAAGCACGGGGATGACGAGCTTCTGCTGTTCCAGGGAGGTCCGGATCTCCTCCCGCACATAGTCGCGCGCCAGGTCGATCCGGCGCCTCCCGGTGCTCTCGTCCTTCAGGCGCAGCCACTCGGAGCCGATCAGCACGAGGAGCACCGTGCTCTTCTCCAGCTCCCTGCGGAGCTTCGGCGGGAAGTCCGTGCCTGCGCCCATGGAGCGGCGGTCACGGAAGACGCGGTTCTTCCCGAAAACCTTGAGCAGTTCGCCGTCGAGGGCGACTGCGGCCTCTTCTCCGTCACCGGTCCGGTAGTTGATGAAAATCCCAGCCATGACAAGCCTTCTTTCTCGGAGGGAACTCTCGGCAGCCGGGGAAGGGGCGCGGGAGCCCGCGAGAGTTCAGGGAGGGGGCCATCGTGGGGAATGGCAGTGGCCGGCCGTGCGAACAGCCGGGAAATGTGAGACTCGCAGTGTGTTCAGAAGTGGTCAAGAGTTTCCCGCGCCCCATGCGCGGGGACACGGAACACACGTGGGAAAGTCAACGGCGGTGCGTCACACCGCATATGGACGCACCCGGCAGACATCCGGGTACGACGGAGGGGCGGTCGCCCACGCGGGTACGCGGACGGGGCCGGGGAACGGTTCACCTTCCCCTGGGAAGTGGTCAGTTGAGCGGCGACGGAGCATGTCCCCGCACATACGCCCCCGTATGAAGCGCGGCGGCGATGTGGCGGGACGCCTGCCGGGCGTCGGAGTGGCGGGGCCACCTGTTGAGCGCGTGGCTGAGGCGGCGGAGGTCGGCGCGGATGGTGGCCGAGTCGAGCAGGACCACCGACGAGGTGACGGCTTCGGTCATGGCGCAGGCTTCCGCCAGTTCCCCGGACTCGGCCAGGGCCAGCATGAGGCGGGCACCGTAGCGCGCCCTCGCCCGCCCGGCCTCGGCCGGAATCGCCTCCAGACCGCCCGTGAGCACGTCCACCGCATCGGCCGGCCGGCCCAGGTCGTGCATGCACCAGCCGGAGACGAAGTCCGCCGGGCCGGCCAGATGCGCGCTGCCCGGCACCGGGTCGCCCGCCGCCGCGGTGACGGCCCCGGCCGTCCCACCGGCCCTCTCCTCCGCCATCAGATCCGCTGCTCGGCCCAGCGCGTTCAGACATGCGGCGTCATCGCCCATGAGCGCATGGCCCTGGGCCTCGCGCTGCGCCGCCAGCCCCCGGACACGTACGCCACGGGCCTGGGCGTCGGCGCGGCGCGCCAGTGCGACCACGGCATGCGCGTCCTCGCGGTAGAGCGCCATCTCGGCCCGCCGGATCAGGGTGTAGGCGACGAAGTCGGTGTCGTCGGCGGCATCGGCGAGGGCCGCGGCCCGGCCGTTCCACCCCAGCGCGCCGTTCTCGTCGCCCGCTTCCTGGGCCATCCATCCCGCGTACTCCGCGAACCTGGCCGCGAGCCGCAGTGCGGCGGCCCGGTCAGCCGGGCGTGCCGAGCCTGCGATGCCGCGCAAGGAGTCGATGGAGGAGGTGAGGATCTCCCTGACCGCCAGGGGGCCGAGCGTCTGGCCGAGCGAACGGCATTCGGCGTAGAGGCGCCGGAAGTGCCCCAGTGCGCGTGCCACTTCGGCACTGCCGACCGGCGCGGAGGTCATGCACCAGGTCAACTGGACAGACTGAGAGTCAGGTTGACCCGGCATCACGTGAACTGCCTGAACTGCCTGATCGGCAGCGAGGAGTCCGTACGTTTCACCGGCCGAGTGACACGGGGCCGTCCACGGCACTCCCCCTTCTGCGGGACCACCGGATATCGGAGGCTTCCCGGGTGCCTTCGTACGGACCAGAGCACGGAGGGCACCGCCGGCCGAAAGCTCGTGGTCGCACCTCTGGGCCAGGTCGACGCTGGCGTTCTTCTCCCCCCGCTCCACCTTGCTCAGGTGGCCATAGGAGAAGTTGACCGCATCGGACAGGGCCCGGAGGGACATCCCGGCCGACTCTCTGCGGCGACGTAACTCCACGCCGAACGTCACTGAACCACGCGCCATTGCATGCTCCCTCATCAGGCCGCAGAGGCCGGATTCAGCCTATCTGCGGACTGTCTGATCCACGTCTTATCCCCGGGACGAAGAACCAAACGCGATCTGATCAACAGATGTGAGCTATGTCCCGACAATCTGTCAGGTGACGGCTTCGTGATCTTTCCCCCGGGCCCCCGGCGACCACGGCAGCGCCAGCCCGTCGCCCCCGCGACGCGGCAGAAGGTGCAGGTGGAGATGGAACACCGACTGCGTCGCGGCCCTCCCCCGCGACGTGATGATGTTGCACGGCCCCAGCTCCGCGGCGAGCTCGGCCGCGCGCAGCATCGTCGCGGCCGAGACCTCCGGATCGACGCCGACATCGGCCACATGGGTCTTCGGGATCACCAGCGTGTGCCCGGCCGTCACCCCGTCCGTCGGCGCGATGGCGAGGACGTCCGGCCATTCCCGGACGACCCGGGCCGGTGCCGTACCGGCCACGATGTCGCAGAACGGGCACTCCGTCGTACGGGTGGGGCGGACGGGCCGGACGGGGCGGGTGGTTCGCGGGGACGGCGGGACGGCGGCCGACGGACTGGCCGGAACTTCTGTAGTCACAGCAGGAATACCCTCGTTCTCAGGGGAGTTGGCAGGGCGCGCACAGGCGGCCCGCCCATGTTCCCCCGGACCGCCCCCTCCCGCGTACGGGCATCTGCGGCAAGGGCATGGGCGCGCGCGGGGTTGCCGACTAGAGTCGCTCCATCACTGCTGGTTATGGGGTCAGGGTTCGGTGCGCACACTCCGGGCCGCTGGTGGGGAGGGCCTGGAGAGCATGAGCCGTCGCTCCAATGGGTTGGTCGGTGTCTGGGCCGAAGCACAGCGCCAACAGCAACGTCGACAAGAGGCGCAGGCCAGGTACCAGCGGGATCTGGACAGGCAGCAGCGCGCCCGGCAACGCGAGATCGCGTCCAGCTACCGGGAGCAGCGGAGGGCGTACCGGGAGCAGCGCGAGGCGGAGGCGTGGCGGCGTACGGAGGAACTCGACGCGCAAGTCGCCTCGTTGCAGGGGCTGCTGGCGGCGGGGTGCCGGGCTCCGGCGTTCAGGGCCGACGTCCTGACCCGGGCGGAGAGCGTACCGCCTTGCGCCCCGGGGCAGTCGGCCGCCTACCGGCAGCAGTACCAGCAGTGGGCCGCGGGGCAGTTGGCCGGGATACGGGGGCACAACGCCGCCGTCGCGGAGATGACGGCGGGGCTCCGCGACGGTGATCCCAAGGCGGCGGTGGAGTACTTCTCCGCCGCCCTCTACGCCTCGACCGGATGGCCGGAAGGGCTGCCCCGTCAGGTGGCGGCGGCGTACGACTCCGGGGCTCGGCAGCTGGTGCTGAACTGGGAGCTGCCCAGGTACGACGTCGTCCCGGAGGCGAAGTCGGCGCGCTACATGATCAACGCCGATCAGGTGAAGGACGCGCCCCGGCCGGCCGCGCAGCGCCGCACCCTGTACCGGGACGTCCTCGCGCAGTGCCTCCTGCTGGTGCTGCGCGATCTCTTCGCGGCCGACGAGTTCGGTGCGCTGGAGTCGGTCGCGCTCAACGGGTTCGTGGACGATCACGACCCGACGACCGGCCGACGGGGCCCCATGGTCCTCGGTACGGTCATGGTGTCGCGCTCGACGTTCGCCACGTTGCATCTGGAACAGGTGAACGCCGTCAACTGCCTGGTGGACGGGTTGCGGGGGCAGCTGTCGACGCGCCCCGACCAGTACGCGCCCGTACGGCCCGTACGGCTTCCCGAGAGCGTCGGCAACGGGGTCGTCACCCATGGCGGCGACGAGGAACCGGATCTGTACGAGATGGACCCCATCGCCTTCGAAGCGCTGGTCGCCGAACTCTTCCGGGCCATGGGCATGCAGGCCGTGACCACACAGCGCTCGAACGACGGCGGCGTGGACGTCGACGCCCTGGACCCGGCCCCCATCCGCGGCGGCAAGATCGTCGTCCAGGTCAAGCGCTACCGCAACACCGTGCCGCCGACGGCCGTCCGCGATCTGTACGGCACCGTCCAGGACGCCGGGGCCAACAAGGGCGTACTGGTCACCACCTCCCGGTTCGGCCCCGGCGCCCACACCTTTGCCAACGGAAAGCCCCTGGAGCTGGTCGCGGGCTCCGAGCTGGTCGACCTGCTGCACCGCCACGGGCTGCGCGGACGGCTGGGCGGCGGCGGGACGGGTGGGGGCAGCGGGACCGGTGGGGAAGGTCCGGTGCCCGCCCAACGGACAGCGCCGGACAGCGCCCCCGAGGCCGGGACGGGGACAGGGGCAGGGACCGCAAACAGCACCGGCACCGGGAACGGGGGCAGCGATGACGACCACAACGTGCTGGGCATGTACTGGTCGGGCAGCGTCGCCCTGGATGTCTGCGCGCTCGTGTGCCACGGCAACCGGGTCCTGGACGACGACCACTTCGTCTTCTACAACAACCCCCGGACCCCCGACGGTACGGTCCGCGCGCTCACGCCCCTGGCCCCGGACAAGGCCGCCATCCAGGTCGCCTTCGACGCCCTGCCCGCCCGCGCGGACCGCTTGGTCGTCATCGCCGCGGTCGACCCCGTCGCCAACCCCTCGGCCGACCTCACCGGGTTCACCGGCGCCGGTATCCGGCTGCTCGACGCCGAGGGGACGCCCCTGGAGCAGCTGGACGTCTCCGACGGCCGCGACGACGAGACCGCTCTCGTCCTGGGGTCCTTCCGGCGCCGCGCGAACGGTGACTGGGACTTCGTGACCGGTGGGCGGGGGTACCGGGGCGGGCTGGAAGAGCTGGTCCAGGACTACGGCATCGAGGTGGACTAGCCGGAGACGGCACCTGCCTCCACCCCGGCACCGGAGAAACCCGGTGGTTCCGCTGCCCTCCTCTGCGGAAGGATCGGCGCCCATGACCGACCTGCCGCGCACCCTTGTCCTGCCGCCCCGACTCACCGCCTCCGCAAGGAAGTTGCGCGATGCGGCCGTCCGGCGCGGACTTCGGGTCGTGGAGTCGGGGGCGGCGTCCGTGGGGCTCTCGGTACCGGAGTCGCCGAAGCCGAATCCGAAGCCGAATCCGGCGCACACGCGGCAAGGCGAGGGGGCCGTGCATCTCCATGCCGGGCCCTCCTTCGCCGACGCCGTCGCGCCCGCCCTCGGGATCGCCCTGCTGGAGGCCCCCGCGGACTGGCTCGCGCGGCTCCCGTACACGTTCACGCGGCGGGAGATCCGGGCGATGCCCATCGGTGAGGCCCACCGGCTGCGTCGGCCCGCCTTCATCAAGTCGCCCAACGACAAGAGCATTCCGGCCCTCGTGTACGCGGACGGGTCCCGGCTGCCCGGGCCGGATGCCGTGGACCCGCGGACCGTGGTGCTGGTGAGCGACGTGCTGGCGTTCACCGCCGAGTACCGGCTGCACATCCTCGACGGGGCCGTCCACACCGCGAGCCAGTACGCCTCCGGCGGGCGGCTCCGGCTGGGCCCGGCCGCGCCCGGGGCCCTCGCGTTCGCCCGGGATCTGCTCGCGGCCGCCGCGGCGACCCTGCCCTCCGCGATCGTCGTCGATGTCGGCGTCGACGACGAGGGCCGGTGGGCGGTCGTCGAAGCCAACGCGGCCTGGGGCAGCGGATGTTACGACGCCGATCCGGACCGGTCCCTGGACACCGTACTGCGGTCCGCCGGACCTGTCGGCGAACTGGCCCCGCCCGACCACGACTTCATCCGCCGAAGGCCGTAAAGGGGCTAAGGGGGCGGGGACTCACCGGACGGGAACGCAGAGGAACGGACTGGTCGGGAACGCGCAGGAAGGAGACGCGGAGGGACGCACCGGACGGGAACGCACAGGGAAGGAAGCCTCAGCGGCAGGCCACCCGCATCTGCGCCGCCGCGTGGTGCGCCCCCACCCGGTCCGCCGCGCCCCAGTCCCGCCCCCGGTCGAGGAGGCGTACGGCGAAGGTGTCGCCCTTGACCGGGAAGTCGCCGACGTCGACGGAGCTCCCCCGGTGCTGCGTCTGGCGCACCGCGAACCCGGTGTACGCCGACTCCGCCTCGTCCGGGTCGGAGAGCACCCGGTAGACGCTCGGGTCGCCCGCCGCGTCGCGGGGGCTGCCGTCCTCGGTGAGCGAGGGCACGAACACGGTGAGCGCGCACGTCCGGTAGCCGTCGCCCAGGTGCCAGGACC carries:
- a CDS encoding HIT family protein, with product MAGTAPARVVREWPDVLAIAPTDGVTAGHTLVIPKTHVADVGVDPEVSAATMLRAAELAAELGPCNIITSRGRAATQSVFHLHLHLLPRRGGDGLALPWSPGARGKDHEAVT
- a CDS encoding restriction endonuclease — protein: MVGVWAEAQRQQQRRQEAQARYQRDLDRQQRARQREIASSYREQRRAYREQREAEAWRRTEELDAQVASLQGLLAAGCRAPAFRADVLTRAESVPPCAPGQSAAYRQQYQQWAAGQLAGIRGHNAAVAEMTAGLRDGDPKAAVEYFSAALYASTGWPEGLPRQVAAAYDSGARQLVLNWELPRYDVVPEAKSARYMINADQVKDAPRPAAQRRTLYRDVLAQCLLLVLRDLFAADEFGALESVALNGFVDDHDPTTGRRGPMVLGTVMVSRSTFATLHLEQVNAVNCLVDGLRGQLSTRPDQYAPVRPVRLPESVGNGVVTHGGDEEPDLYEMDPIAFEALVAELFRAMGMQAVTTQRSNDGGVDVDALDPAPIRGGKIVVQVKRYRNTVPPTAVRDLYGTVQDAGANKGVLVTTSRFGPGAHTFANGKPLELVAGSELVDLLHRHGLRGRLGGGGTGGGSGTGGEGPVPAQRTAPDSAPEAGTGTGAGTANSTGTGNGGSDDDHNVLGMYWSGSVALDVCALVCHGNRVLDDDHFVFYNNPRTPDGTVRALTPLAPDKAAIQVAFDALPARADRLVVIAAVDPVANPSADLTGFTGAGIRLLDAEGTPLEQLDVSDGRDDETALVLGSFRRRANGDWDFVTGGRGYRGGLEELVQDYGIEVD